In Oscillatoria acuminata PCC 6304, a single window of DNA contains:
- a CDS encoding photosystem I assembly protein Ycf3 has protein sequence MPRTQRNDNFIDKTFTVVADIILKILPTNQQSKEAFAYYRDGMSAQADGEYAEALENYTEALSLEEDPYDRSYILYNIGLIHTSNGDRDKALEFYHQALELNPRMPQALNNIAVIFHYQGDQAKDAGETEDAEELYDRAADYWKQAIRQAPNNYIEAQNWLKTTGRSTMDVFF, from the coding sequence ATGCCCAGAACACAACGCAACGATAACTTCATCGACAAAACCTTTACTGTGGTAGCGGATATCATTTTAAAGATCCTACCCACGAATCAACAATCTAAGGAAGCCTTTGCCTACTACCGAGACGGGATGTCGGCTCAAGCCGATGGTGAATATGCCGAAGCCTTGGAGAACTATACCGAAGCCCTCAGTCTGGAAGAAGACCCCTACGACCGCAGTTATATTCTCTACAATATCGGCCTGATTCACACCAGCAATGGCGATCGCGACAAAGCTCTGGAATTTTACCATCAAGCCCTGGAACTCAATCCCCGGATGCCCCAAGCGCTCAATAATATCGCGGTGATTTTCCATTACCAAGGGGATCAAGCCAAGGATGCTGGAGAAACCGAAGATGCTGAGGAATTATACGATCGCGCCGCAGATTACTGGAAACAAGCCATCCGTCAGGCTCCCAATAACTACATTGAGGCCCAAAACTGGCTTAAAACCACTGGACGTTCCACAATGGATGTGTTTTTCTAG
- the gatC gene encoding Asp-tRNA(Asn)/Glu-tRNA(Gln) amidotransferase subunit GatC gives MIDREQIRKVAHLARLELTDAEEEQFTTQVGSILEYFEQLSELDTENIKPTTRAIDVSNVTRPDELQPFTDLQSIMDAAPDVEGDFFKVPKIL, from the coding sequence ATGATTGACCGAGAACAAATTCGCAAAGTCGCCCACCTCGCTCGCCTGGAACTCACTGACGCAGAAGAGGAACAATTCACCACCCAAGTGGGCAGCATTTTAGAGTATTTCGAGCAGTTGAGCGAACTGGATACGGAGAATATCAAACCCACCACTCGGGCGATCGATGTCAGTAACGTCACTCGTCCCGATGAACTCCAACCCTTTACTGACCTTCAATCCATTATGGACGCCGCCCCTGATGTGGAAGGTGACTTTTTTAAAGTCCCTAAGATTTTGTAG
- a CDS encoding Rho termination factor N-terminal domain-containing protein: MVKKEDTSDPRDYDILYRLDLEQLRSFAAQYKVKDCQTMSKSEIVEAIKELSRINDEQHRKSKRSRRK; the protein is encoded by the coding sequence ATGGTCAAAAAAGAAGACACATCCGACCCACGCGATTATGACATCCTTTATCGCTTAGACTTGGAGCAACTTAGATCGTTTGCGGCTCAATACAAGGTCAAAGACTGTCAAACCATGAGTAAATCGGAAATAGTGGAAGCCATCAAGGAACTGAGCCGCATCAACGACGAACAACACAGAAAATCAAAGCGCTCTCGCCGTAAATAA
- a CDS encoding IS1634 family transposase has product MTDIASDIIVQDIDHCGIVSGIIDEIGLVELINRELEPHPLTLVSPGIVVKAMILNGLGLVSAPLYLFPQFFVGKATEHLLGEGITPEMLNDDRLGRVLDELYKVGITQLFVKVALAAAKKFRVNTRSKHLDSTSFHVHGQYLREPNLTGEPVPIEITYGYSRDHRPDLKQFIVDLICSSDGDIPLYLRVASGNESDSAIFAKLMKEFRENWDMDGLFVADAALYNQENLRQINHLKWVSRVPASLKAAKELLSEPAESDLKKCQLDGYRIKSCEITYEDIKQRWLLVESEKRKESDLKQLKKKIKNLAEKGRAELKKLSQQKFACQPDAEQAVEQFNKKLRYHTITGFEILTVPYYTQPGRPPKGAKPAGYCYQIQGTLSENEAAIEQEKIRAGRFILATNVLDVNELSDEQILEEYKNQQSTERGFRFLKDPMFFTDSVFLKNSERIEALAMVMGLCLLVYSLGQRALREALAQAKKSIKNQVGKPTTTPTLRWVFQCFQSIHLLTVDGVKKITYLTDERRWILQFLGASCQKYYLLT; this is encoded by the coding sequence ATGACAGACATAGCATCTGATATCATAGTACAAGATATTGACCACTGTGGCATAGTCTCCGGCATCATTGATGAGATAGGGCTCGTCGAGCTGATTAACCGAGAACTGGAGCCTCACCCCCTGACGCTGGTGAGTCCAGGAATCGTTGTCAAAGCAATGATTCTCAATGGTTTAGGGTTGGTGAGCGCCCCATTGTACTTATTTCCCCAATTCTTTGTCGGCAAAGCGACTGAACATCTTCTCGGAGAGGGGATAACCCCAGAGATGCTCAATGATGACCGATTAGGTAGAGTGCTAGATGAACTCTATAAAGTAGGCATCACTCAACTATTTGTAAAAGTGGCCTTGGCGGCGGCTAAAAAGTTCCGAGTAAATACCCGAAGCAAGCACCTTGATTCAACATCGTTTCATGTTCATGGGCAATATCTGAGGGAACCTAACCTAACAGGAGAACCCGTTCCGATTGAGATTACTTATGGATACTCAAGAGACCACCGCCCGGACTTAAAACAATTTATCGTAGATTTGATTTGTAGTTCGGACGGAGATATACCGCTATATTTAAGAGTAGCCTCCGGTAATGAATCCGACTCAGCCATTTTTGCTAAATTGATGAAAGAATTTAGGGAAAACTGGGATATGGACGGATTATTTGTAGCCGATGCCGCCCTTTATAATCAAGAAAACTTAAGACAAATTAATCATTTGAAATGGGTGTCAAGAGTTCCGGCTTCTTTAAAAGCAGCTAAAGAATTGTTGAGCGAACCCGCCGAGTCAGACCTAAAAAAATGTCAATTGGATGGATATCGGATAAAAAGTTGTGAAATCACTTATGAAGATATTAAACAAAGATGGTTGCTAGTCGAAAGTGAAAAACGGAAAGAGTCTGACTTAAAGCAATTAAAGAAAAAAATTAAAAATTTAGCAGAAAAAGGCCGAGCAGAACTTAAGAAATTAAGTCAACAGAAATTTGCTTGTCAACCTGATGCAGAGCAAGCCGTTGAGCAATTCAACAAGAAGCTACGATATCATACAATTACCGGGTTTGAAATATTAACAGTTCCCTATTATACCCAACCCGGAAGACCACCCAAGGGAGCCAAGCCCGCTGGGTATTGTTATCAAATCCAAGGGACTTTATCAGAGAATGAGGCAGCTATAGAACAAGAGAAAATTCGAGCGGGAAGATTTATTCTGGCTACGAACGTCTTGGATGTTAATGAACTGAGCGATGAACAAATATTAGAGGAATACAAAAACCAACAATCGACGGAAAGAGGATTTCGGTTTTTAAAAGACCCGATGTTTTTTACCGATAGTGTATTCCTAAAAAATTCCGAACGAATAGAAGCCCTAGCAATGGTGATGGGATTGTGTTTGTTAGTGTATAGTTTAGGTCAAAGAGCATTAAGAGAGGCTCTGGCTCAAGCAAAAAAGTCGATTAAGAATCAAGTAGGTAAACCCACCACTACCCCAACTCTACGATGGGTTTTTCAATGTTTTCAATCCATTCATCTGCTTACGGTTGATGGCGTGAAGAAAATCACCTATTTAACTGATGAGCGGCGATGGATCCTTCAGTTCCTAGGGGCCTCCTGCCAGAAATATTATTTACTGACTTGA
- a CDS encoding ISL3 family transposase yields MPSKAQCHSMSQLLDLAGVWVKDYKIHKEIGLVLQIESLQKLAVCPLCGHQSNKLHQNHWYLVKDLPFSQHPTYLRVNRRQFKCQTCQKPFSESLDYVNPKRNYTKRLTLKIVEEVLESNIQSVARRYQVTEEEIQTMLSDVGSELLQEKPAPFRRLGIDEISQRKGQGNYCAVLVDIDAGKPVGIVDSRRKEELLKVLQGWGSEILNFIEEVSIDLWMPYKTLVEELLPHAQIVADRFHLMKGLNEELDSQRKFEKYLINSQENYPEKSDLISAINKSKYPLVKNEKDLTEKQNKKLKEVKLKFPQLAIMHDLKEEFRDIFESKQQGTEGLVKLVDWLFKAQQSFPTFTKTVIRWFPEIVNYFENRTSNGVVEGINNKLKVIKKSAYGLPKFENFRLRSLLNWMFT; encoded by the coding sequence ATGCCTTCTAAAGCTCAGTGTCACAGTATGTCTCAACTATTGGATTTGGCCGGAGTCTGGGTCAAAGATTATAAAATTCATAAAGAAATCGGCTTGGTTTTACAAATAGAATCACTACAGAAGTTGGCTGTTTGTCCCTTATGCGGGCATCAAAGTAATAAGCTTCATCAAAATCATTGGTATTTAGTTAAAGATTTACCTTTCAGTCAACATCCTACTTACTTGAGAGTCAATCGTCGGCAATTCAAATGCCAAACCTGCCAAAAACCTTTTAGTGAATCTCTCGATTATGTTAACCCTAAAAGAAATTATACCAAAAGGTTAACTTTAAAAATTGTTGAAGAAGTGTTGGAGAGTAATATTCAAAGTGTAGCTCGACGATATCAGGTCACTGAAGAGGAAATTCAAACGATGCTATCAGATGTCGGTTCTGAATTATTACAAGAAAAACCTGCCCCATTTCGTCGTTTGGGAATTGATGAAATTTCTCAAAGAAAAGGACAAGGCAATTATTGTGCTGTTTTAGTAGATATAGATGCAGGAAAACCTGTAGGAATTGTGGATTCTAGACGAAAAGAAGAATTGCTCAAAGTCTTGCAGGGATGGGGTTCAGAGATTTTAAACTTTATAGAAGAAGTGAGTATAGATTTGTGGATGCCCTATAAAACACTGGTGGAAGAATTGCTTCCTCATGCTCAAATAGTTGCCGATAGATTTCATTTAATGAAAGGACTCAATGAAGAGTTAGATAGTCAGAGAAAATTTGAAAAATATTTAATAAACTCTCAAGAAAATTATCCTGAAAAGTCGGACTTGATTTCGGCAATTAACAAAAGCAAATATCCTCTTGTTAAAAACGAGAAAGATTTAACTGAAAAGCAAAATAAAAAATTAAAAGAGGTGAAATTAAAGTTTCCTCAACTCGCTATCATGCACGATTTAAAAGAAGAGTTTAGAGATATATTTGAATCAAAACAGCAAGGAACAGAGGGATTGGTTAAGTTGGTAGATTGGCTGTTTAAAGCTCAACAATCTTTTCCCACCTTTACGAAAACAGTTATTCGATGGTTTCCAGAAATTGTCAACTATTTTGAGAATCGCACCAGTAATGGAGTGGTAGAAGGAATTAACAACAAACTGAAAGTCATTAAAAAATCTGCCTATGGTTTACCTAAGTTTGAAAATTTTAGGTTGAGAAGCCTATTAAATTGGATGTTTACTTAA
- the tnpC gene encoding IS66 family transposase yields MEESITIGGIKIPRADWERTPESVKNVVRNIEQRIAAIEERLGLNASNSSIPPSKQPPIAKEKKQEKRPRRKRGGQKGHKGFTRHLYEPSECSEIIDHQPETCKHCQAPLTGEDAQPYRHQIVDIPPVAPVVTEHRLHALSCQCCGQTTRAELPNDINPSGYGERLQSLVALLSGAYRLSHNQVQTLMRDLWQVHLSTGTVNRIRQRVSQKLSQVVDEARAYIMKSGTAYVDETSWSQNNGDGNNPENASAWLWTAVSNNVAVYQVTLNRARSSAEALLGKNYTGLVVSDRYSVYNGWTVEQRQVCWAHLKRDFKRMAERSGVSKDIGEALLKQTKRLFHWWHRVRDGTLSTELFQAAMARLRQSVHHLLSEAASLCHSSREQTPLAKTARTCEQILKLEPALWTFVEVNAVEPTNNTAERAFPRAVIWRDLSYGSWSRSGSEFVERLLTVVTSLRFQERPVLEFLMQVLHSESVSLLPLPPE; encoded by the coding sequence ATGGAAGAGAGCATAACCATAGGCGGCATCAAAATTCCTCGCGCGGACTGGGAAAGAACCCCAGAAAGCGTGAAAAATGTGGTGAGGAATATTGAGCAACGAATTGCCGCCATTGAAGAACGTCTGGGACTAAACGCCTCAAACAGTTCCATCCCGCCCTCCAAACAGCCTCCGATAGCCAAAGAAAAGAAGCAAGAGAAACGCCCTCGACGTAAGCGCGGAGGCCAAAAAGGACACAAAGGATTTACAAGACACTTATATGAGCCGAGTGAGTGCAGCGAGATTATCGACCATCAACCCGAGACCTGCAAGCATTGCCAAGCCCCTCTGACAGGAGAAGACGCACAGCCTTACCGCCATCAGATTGTGGACATTCCTCCGGTGGCTCCAGTGGTAACGGAACACCGACTTCACGCCTTAAGCTGCCAGTGTTGCGGTCAAACCACTCGGGCCGAGTTACCTAATGATATAAACCCCAGTGGTTATGGAGAGCGTCTGCAAAGTTTGGTCGCTCTGCTGAGTGGAGCTTATCGTCTGAGCCACAATCAAGTACAAACCCTAATGAGGGACTTGTGGCAAGTGCACCTGAGTACAGGAACAGTCAACCGCATCCGTCAACGAGTCAGTCAGAAACTCAGCCAAGTGGTGGATGAAGCCAGAGCTTACATCATGAAAAGTGGAACGGCTTACGTTGATGAAACCAGTTGGAGTCAAAACAATGGTGACGGCAATAATCCCGAGAACGCCTCGGCCTGGTTGTGGACTGCTGTCAGCAATAACGTGGCGGTCTATCAAGTGACCCTCAACCGTGCTCGTAGTAGTGCCGAAGCTTTATTAGGAAAGAACTACACAGGCCTAGTCGTTAGCGACCGTTATAGTGTCTACAATGGATGGACCGTTGAGCAACGACAAGTATGTTGGGCGCATTTAAAGCGCGATTTCAAACGGATGGCTGAACGCAGTGGGGTCTCCAAAGACATTGGTGAAGCTCTACTGAAACAGACTAAACGCCTGTTCCACTGGTGGCATCGAGTGCGGGATGGAACTTTATCCACAGAGTTGTTCCAAGCGGCTATGGCACGGCTACGTCAAAGCGTTCATCATCTGTTGAGTGAAGCGGCGAGCCTATGTCATTCCAGCCGAGAGCAAACGCCTTTGGCCAAAACCGCACGCACCTGCGAGCAAATTTTAAAGCTCGAACCGGCCTTGTGGACGTTTGTCGAGGTGAACGCCGTCGAGCCGACGAATAATACAGCCGAGCGCGCTTTCCCCCGGGCAGTCATTTGGCGTGACTTGAGTTATGGCTCCTGGTCTCGCTCGGGTAGCGAGTTTGTGGAACGTTTGCTGACGGTGGTCACATCTTTACGGTTTCAGGAACGCCCGGTGTTGGAGTTCTTGATGCAGGTTTTGCATTCTGAGTCGGTCTCTCTCCTCCCTCTACCCCCTGAATAG
- a CDS encoding AAA-like domain-containing protein, whose amino-acid sequence MAKKILILAANPKNTEILRLEEEVQKIEAGLQRSHRRQAFEIVFRSTEAKPEDLRRAFLDCEPQIVHFSGHGSGTPGLAFLDESGEARLVTAHALANFFKLFQDKIECVILNACYSVVQAEAIGQHIDYVIGMNQAIGDRAAIEFAVGFYDALGAGRSIEDAYLFGCSAIELEGIPEHLTPVLKKKTPGELPGEREQRGSANQVEKSPLEALVTPSRLLDSNRVPLEAIALEEPEGQVSLDSPLYIERPPIESDCYETLIKPGSLIRIKAPHHMGKTSLMSRVLHYGIQQGYRTACLNFQSADSDCFHSLDTFLQWFCASVSEELGLEERIESYWRGILGSKNKCSKYFQTYILAEIDGPIALGLDEVDLIFQYPEVATDFFGLLRAWHEKGKNEPIWKKLRLAIAHSKEVYIPLNINQSPFNVGLPIELPEFTAAQVQELMVRHRLNGSKTNVEQLMNRLGGHPALIRIALYYIAKGRLTLPTLLEVAATEEGPYYAHLRRHLLKVEQDTDLTAAIQQLIAAKGPVEIQSAQAFKLRSMGLVKFQGNAVTFLGDIYRDYFRSRLSPQTTLEEVSPSRSADSITELAARTELAVIVFTDIVSSTGFMASNQELMLQLIDRDFQLMRELSEQFDGKILKYLGDGIMIYFESAVKAVIWAKTLQETLAKNAKNLSNRYILWHRIGIHLGDLIFKDNDVWGTAVNIASRLQSKSKPGGVCISQTVYDVVKRHLSLTVECVENQELRGVCISQTVYDVVKRHLSLTVECVENQELKGIPEPITLYHIKIDLES is encoded by the coding sequence ATGGCTAAAAAAATCCTAATTTTGGCGGCGAATCCGAAAAATACTGAAATCCTACGCCTCGAAGAGGAGGTTCAGAAAATTGAGGCGGGGTTACAGCGATCGCATCGGCGTCAAGCGTTTGAAATTGTTTTCCGATCGACTGAGGCGAAACCTGAAGACTTGCGTCGCGCTTTCTTAGATTGTGAACCTCAAATCGTGCATTTTTCAGGTCATGGATCGGGAACTCCAGGTTTAGCATTTTTAGATGAATCCGGTGAAGCGCGGTTAGTGACAGCCCACGCTTTGGCGAATTTCTTTAAGTTATTCCAAGATAAAATCGAGTGCGTGATTCTCAATGCCTGTTATTCCGTGGTGCAAGCGGAGGCGATCGGGCAGCATATTGACTATGTGATTGGGATGAATCAGGCGATCGGCGATCGGGCGGCGATTGAGTTTGCCGTAGGGTTTTATGATGCCCTTGGTGCAGGGCGATCGATTGAAGATGCCTATTTATTTGGCTGTAGTGCGATCGAGTTAGAGGGAATTCCCGAGCATTTAACCCCAGTTCTCAAGAAAAAAACTCCCGGGGAATTGCCCGGAGAAAGGGAACAAAGGGGGAGTGCAAATCAAGTGGAGAAATCCCCCTTAGAAGCGCTGGTGACTCCCTCTCGGTTACTGGACTCTAACCGTGTTCCACTAGAGGCGATCGCCTTAGAAGAACCAGAAGGACAGGTATCTCTCGACTCTCCCTTATATATCGAACGTCCCCCGATTGAATCGGACTGTTATGAAACCCTGATTAAACCCGGTTCACTGATTAGAATCAAAGCACCGCATCACATGGGAAAAACCTCCCTAATGTCGCGAGTTCTCCATTACGGGATTCAGCAAGGCTATCGCACCGCTTGTTTGAATTTCCAGTCTGCCGATAGCGATTGTTTCCATAGTTTAGATACGTTTTTACAGTGGTTTTGTGCCAGCGTAAGTGAAGAATTAGGACTAGAAGAACGCATAGAGTCTTATTGGCGGGGGATTCTTGGTAGCAAGAATAAGTGCAGTAAATACTTTCAGACTTATATCCTCGCTGAAATTGATGGTCCGATTGCCTTGGGATTGGATGAGGTAGATTTAATTTTCCAATATCCTGAAGTTGCTACAGACTTTTTTGGATTATTGCGGGCATGGCATGAGAAAGGCAAAAATGAACCGATTTGGAAAAAATTGCGCTTGGCGATCGCCCATTCCAAAGAGGTCTATATTCCCCTAAATATCAATCAATCTCCGTTTAACGTTGGTTTACCCATCGAATTACCCGAATTCACCGCAGCCCAGGTCCAAGAATTGATGGTTCGCCACAGATTAAATGGATCAAAAACCAACGTTGAGCAACTCATGAACCGCCTGGGAGGACATCCCGCGTTAATCCGAATTGCCCTCTATTACATTGCCAAAGGACGGCTGACGTTACCAACCCTCCTAGAAGTCGCTGCAACAGAAGAAGGCCCGTATTATGCCCATCTCCGTCGCCATTTATTAAAGGTAGAACAAGATACCGACCTCACCGCAGCCATTCAACAACTCATCGCCGCCAAAGGTCCTGTAGAAATTCAATCCGCCCAGGCTTTTAAATTGCGAAGTATGGGACTGGTCAAGTTTCAAGGCAATGCCGTCACCTTTTTAGGAGACATTTATCGCGACTATTTCCGGTCTCGTCTCAGTCCGCAAACAACCTTAGAAGAAGTTTCTCCCTCTAGATCTGCTGATAGTATTACCGAACTGGCAGCCCGCACCGAACTGGCGGTGATTGTCTTTACTGATATCGTCAGTTCGACTGGATTCATGGCCTCTAACCAAGAGTTGATGTTACAATTAATCGACCGTGATTTCCAGTTAATGAGAGAATTGTCTGAGCAATTTGATGGTAAAATCCTCAAATACCTGGGCGATGGAATAATGATTTATTTTGAAAGTGCAGTCAAAGCCGTTATTTGGGCTAAAACACTTCAAGAGACTTTGGCAAAAAATGCTAAAAACTTATCGAACCGTTACATTCTATGGCATCGAATCGGCATTCATTTGGGAGATTTAATTTTTAAAGATAATGATGTTTGGGGAACCGCTGTCAATATAGCTTCCCGACTGCAAAGTAAATCAAAACCGGGAGGAGTTTGTATTTCTCAGACGGTTTATGATGTAGTTAAACGACATTTGTCTTTAACCGTCGAATGCGTGGAAAACCAGGAATTAAGAGGAGTTTGTATTTCTCAGACGGTTTATGATGTAGTTAAACGACATTTGTCTTTAACCGTCGAATGCGTGGAAAACCAGGAATTAAAAGGAATTCCTGAACCCATAACTTTATATCACATCAAGATTGACTTAGAATCCTAA
- a CDS encoding eCIS core domain-containing protein gives MVYQKLQKSSAKISPTHRTFQAPRPSSKRKSAEDAPQQDIQRSPSNSNRLGRISVYPATLEAPVLQPKLTIGAANDPYEKEADQVAHQVVTKIHSPAFQDPQPQAKESIQRQTGPRIGIRRKPTTQGEATEATPDLEASIRAARSSGRPIKPSVKEPMEQAFGSDFSQVRIHTDAQSDQLNRSIQAKAFTTGQDIFFRGGEYNPDSIAGQELMAHELTHVVQQTGKIQPTIATEELSRSESIPSLQRKCASCEAEEKKQDKKIQKKAISSSGERVQRSVFDALNNAIDEVFNNSDDNEMPAFPPCENSPQTLPSLDRWLDNSALESIRHNNKVLSQSKSPGGDSQAATSLVKQLLFSWGCDFYNQNFLPKFGVNRTFGAETKTAVKQFQTYFSWLSRT, from the coding sequence ATGGTTTACCAAAAGCTCCAAAAATCTTCAGCTAAAATCTCTCCAACCCACAGAACATTCCAGGCTCCTCGCCCTTCTAGCAAACGAAAATCCGCAGAAGATGCGCCCCAACAGGACATTCAGCGTTCACCCTCGAACAGCAACCGTCTAGGGCGAATTTCGGTCTATCCAGCGACCTTAGAAGCGCCCGTCCTGCAACCTAAACTAACCATTGGCGCAGCGAATGACCCCTACGAGAAAGAAGCTGACCAAGTAGCTCATCAAGTCGTTACAAAAATTCATAGCCCTGCTTTTCAGGACCCTCAGCCTCAAGCGAAAGAGTCCATTCAGCGGCAGACTGGGCCACGCATTGGCATCAGGAGGAAACCAACTACTCAAGGTGAAGCCACAGAAGCAACCCCAGATTTAGAAGCCTCGATTCGAGCGGCCCGCAGCAGTGGGCGTCCCATCAAGCCCAGTGTGAAAGAGCCGATGGAGCAAGCATTTGGGTCAGACTTTAGCCAGGTTAGGATTCACACCGATGCTCAATCGGACCAGTTAAATCGCTCCATTCAAGCTAAAGCCTTTACGACCGGGCAAGATATTTTCTTTAGAGGCGGCGAGTACAATCCAGATAGCATCGCAGGTCAGGAGTTGATGGCCCATGAGTTGACTCATGTTGTGCAGCAAACTGGGAAAATTCAGCCCACAATTGCCACGGAAGAACTATCGCGGAGTGAATCAATCCCAAGCCTTCAGCGTAAATGCGCCAGTTGCGAAGCTGAAGAGAAAAAACAAGATAAAAAGATTCAGAAGAAAGCGATTTCTTCTTCCGGCGAACGAGTCCAACGGTCTGTTTTCGATGCTTTAAATAATGCAATTGATGAAGTATTCAACAACAGCGATGACAATGAAATGCCAGCATTTCCTCCTTGCGAAAACTCACCTCAAACTCTTCCATCCTTAGATCGTTGGCTTGATAATTCTGCACTGGAATCGATTCGTCATAATAATAAGGTCTTATCTCAATCCAAGTCCCCGGGTGGAGATAGTCAGGCAGCAACGAGCTTAGTCAAACAGCTATTGTTTTCATGGGGGTGCGATTTCTACAATCAAAACTTTCTTCCTAAGTTTGGGGTGAATCGCACCTTCGGAGCAGAAACAAAAACCGCAGTCAAACAGTTTCAGACTTATTTTTCTTGGCTCTCCCGTACTTAG
- a CDS encoding putative signal transducing protein, which translates to MTWITLKTTSHRWEAEFMQQVLEAHEIPTRIIDLGIVSYLGTGSPTALQVRPEDRWTALLLLSPPEEEEPESEL; encoded by the coding sequence GTGACCTGGATCACATTGAAAACTACCAGCCATCGCTGGGAGGCTGAATTTATGCAACAGGTGCTAGAGGCTCATGAGATTCCCACTCGGATTATTGATTTAGGAATTGTTTCATATTTGGGAACCGGGAGTCCAACGGCCTTGCAAGTGCGTCCAGAAGATCGGTGGACGGCGTTGTTGTTACTCAGTCCCCCAGAAGAAGAGGAGCCTGAGTCCGAACTCTAA
- a CDS encoding transposase, giving the protein MPSIYQRDSIQALFGLFLEGNGYPLPQHCKNKSASALSRFLNHYNWSTRAVIKAVRADIVAQIKTLAPTGRRPILYLILDMTTLEKVGQFTGLNNLIRVYNGKRGLHLLVLYILLGERRLPWGFKVYRGKDETPPVQLAIRLLNTLPQSLKTRFEIRILADTAFGSIDFLKWINQHKNYHGIVGIRKDRRLSDGIRVSEVSKRGQQVVLHGIDFPVTLSWYWVKKENGQKEKRFVISTKPLSAVYITMLGRRRWNIEGFFKVAKHRFGLHRFGQGTLKGVYRWIILSMIAYLLAHYACLWSGSTTRTDWGEASKLAKETLFPRLVLRMLLIEIKEKAWIARQQGLDIRITTTRPCLAN; this is encoded by the coding sequence ATGCCATCTATTTACCAAAGAGACAGCATCCAAGCTCTATTTGGACTATTTTTAGAAGGAAATGGATATCCTTTACCCCAACATTGTAAAAACAAGTCGGCTAGTGCTTTAAGTCGCTTTTTGAATCACTATAACTGGTCTACTCGGGCTGTGATTAAAGCGGTCCGAGCAGATATTGTGGCTCAAATTAAAACCTTAGCACCAACTGGTCGCCGTCCAATTTTATATCTAATACTTGACATGACGACTCTGGAAAAAGTCGGTCAATTTACGGGACTCAACAATCTGATTCGAGTCTATAACGGTAAACGGGGACTCCATTTACTGGTTCTCTACATATTATTGGGTGAGCGCCGTCTCCCTTGGGGTTTTAAAGTCTATAGAGGAAAAGACGAAACTCCCCCGGTTCAACTAGCTATTCGCCTTTTAAATACTCTCCCCCAATCCCTGAAAACCCGTTTTGAAATCAGGATTTTGGCGGATACAGCTTTTGGAAGTATTGATTTTCTGAAGTGGATAAACCAACATAAAAACTATCATGGTATTGTCGGAATCAGAAAGGATAGACGCTTATCGGATGGTATAAGGGTATCAGAGGTTAGTAAAAGGGGCCAGCAGGTTGTTCTTCATGGGATAGACTTCCCCGTCACCCTTTCTTGGTATTGGGTAAAAAAAGAAAATGGCCAAAAAGAAAAACGCTTTGTTATTTCTACCAAACCTCTTTCAGCCGTCTACATTACTATGTTGGGTAGACGACGGTGGAACATAGAAGGCTTTTTTAAAGTCGCCAAACACCGATTTGGTTTGCATCGCTTTGGTCAAGGTACTCTTAAAGGCGTTTATCGCTGGATCATTTTATCCATGATCGCTTACTTACTGGCTCATTATGCCTGTCTATGGTCTGGGTCAACAACTCGAACTGATTGGGGTGAGGCATCAAAACTAGCAAAAGAAACTTTATTTCCCCGCCTCGTTTTACGGATGCTACTCATTGAGATCAAGGAAAAAGCATGGATAGCTCGACAACAGGGGTTAGATATCAGGATCACCACCACTAGGCCCTGTCTGGCTAATTGA